CCGTTCGACCGCGTTGTTGTCGATCGGCAGCCGGCCGTCGCTCACATATACATTCAGCGCGGCCCAATGATTGCGCAGGTAGCCGAGTGCCGCGGCGAAGTCGCTCTTCGGCAACACCGCTCCCAAAGGTACGCTGTCGAGCCAATCGCGAATGGCGCGCAGGATGATCGTCGATTCGCGCTCGCGCAGCGCTTGCCGATCCGACCAACTCAACTCGACGCCCCGGGCCTCGACGTCGTAGAGCGCCTGAATCATGCCCAGCAGCAACTCGCGCTCCGCCTGGTACGTACACGCCTCGACGACTTTGCGCCGCGCATGACCCCAGCAGGCCACGAACTCCAAACGCCCGTCGCTGTTCAGCACGACGCTACGGTTGCCCGAGAAGCAATCCCCTTGCACTTTGCAGCGGCTCCGGCGAAAGAAATCGTCCGGGCCGTCACGATGCCGTGAGACGCGGAAGTCGAAGATGTTGTAAAGCGCCAGATGCAGCCCCGAATAAACCCACATCTTGGCCAGCAGGCTGTCGTGTCCCGCGGCCCGCGCTTCGGCCACCTTCTCCGCCAGCCGCTTGCTCTTGGCGTCCCCCGGAATCGGCAGCGGCGCCTCCTTGGGCAACAGCAGGCGGCAACTCGTCTCGTCGAGGCCCACGCCCATGTCCTGTTGCACCAATTGCGTCATGTGCTCGACCAGCGGCGAGATCGCGAACTCGACCTGGCTCACGATGTTCAACAGCGTCGAGCGGCCGGGCGTCCAGCCGCTGCCGGCGAACAGATCCTGTTGGCGATAGATCGGCAGATGGTGGAACCACTTGGCCTCGACGATCGCGGCCGCCACGCTGGTATCGTAGCGATCGCCTTCGACCAGCGATGTCGGCCGCTCGGGCGAAGCGACGCCGCAGTCCGGATTGCCCAGGCAGGCGTATTTGGGATACTTCTTCACCAGCACGTGCAACTCGGGCCGGGTGTAGACCAGTGTCTCGGTCGTGTCGTAGCCGATGATCACCCGCTCGCCATGCGCCGCGCACGTCTGGAGCGCGTCGTCGCCTTCAATGATCCGCTCTTCGCGGCGCAGATAGCTGGGGAGCGATTCATTGCGCGGCTTTTTGGGCTGCGTTTTCCGCTGGACGGTATAGGTTTCGACGAGCGCTTGGGCTTGTGCTTCCGCTTCAGCGCGGGCCGCTTGAAACTCGGCGCTGTCCTCGAACGGCAGCCAGTTTTGATTCGCGGCCGGCAGG
The Pirellulales bacterium DNA segment above includes these coding regions:
- a CDS encoding transposase, translating into MSEPTNMPPANSLSRDSDLSRDSDLPRDLKGCRALIRVQAATIAAQEDKIGAQEDKIGAQAKRIEELGIEQEKLSKLLAHFVAGNRSEKRILPAANQNWLPFEDSAEFQAARAEAEAQAQALVETYTVQRKTQPKKPRNESLPSYLRREERIIEGDDALQTCAAHGERVIIGYDTTETLVYTRPELHVLVKKYPKYACLGNPDCGVASPERPTSLVEGDRYDTSVAAAIVEAKWFHHLPIYRQQDLFAGSGWTPGRSTLLNIVSQVEFAISPLVEHMTQLVQQDMGVGLDETSCRLLLPKEAPLPIPGDAKSKRLAEKVAEARAAGHDSLLAKMWVYSGLHLALYNIFDFRVSRHRDGPDDFFRRSRCKVQGDCFSGNRSVVLNSDGRLEFVACWGHARRKVVEACTYQAERELLLGMIQALYDVEARGVELSWSDRQALRERESTIILRAIRDWLDSVPLGAVLPKSDFAAALGYLRNHWAALNVYVSDGRLPIDNNAVERLMKQVAMGRKAWLFVCSVAGGEQSAKLMSLVSSARRHDLDVWVYVKDVLDQLLAGSTDYHGLLPDVWKLSHPEAVRQYRVEERRDKADRKQLAAARRRLVAQR